A window of Desulfobulbus oralis genomic DNA:
GTGCACACCGCACCCGGCCACGGCGCCGAGGACTATCAGACCGGTCTGCGTTACGGGCTGGAGATTCTCTCGCCCCTGGACGACAGCGGCCAGTACACCGCTGAGGCCGGGCCCTATGCGGGGCTGCAGGTGCCGGAGGTCAACGAGCGGATCATCGCCGACCTGAAGGCCAGCGGCGCACTCATGCAGGCCGGGCAGATCTCCCACAGCTATCCGCACTGCTGGCGCTGCAAAAAGCCGGTCATTTACCGGGCCACCCCGCAGTGGTTTGTGTCCATGGATGCTCAGGGGCTCCGGCAAAAGGCTCTGGCCGCCATTGAGCGGGTGCAGTGGACGCCGGCCTGGGGCCAGCAGCGCATTTACGACATGGTCAGCGCCCGGCCCGACTGGTGCCTGTCGCGGCAGCGTACCTGGGGCGTGCCGCTGACCGTGCTCAGCTGCGCAGCCTGCGGCGAGGTGCTGAAGAACGAGGCGGTCTGCGAGCGCATCGATGCGCTGTTCAGAAAGGAGGGCGCGGATGCCTGGTTTACCCACGAAGCTGCGGACTTTGTGCCGGAAGGCCTGAGCTGCAACTGCGGCAGCAGGCTCTTCAAAAAGGAACACGACATTCTGGACGTGTGGTTCGATTCTGGCACAAGCTGGGCCGCGGTTCTGGAAAAGCGGCCGGAACTCTGCTTCCCGGCCGACCTGTACCTGGAAGGCAGCGACCAGCACCGGGGCTGGTTCCAGTCCTCACTCCTGGCCTCGGTGAGCAATCGCGGGCTGGCGCCCTACAGGGCTGTCCTCACCCACGGGTACACGGTGGACGGTCAGGGCAAAAAAATGTCCAAGTCGGTCGGCAACGTGGTGGCGCCCCAGGAGATTATCGACAAGTACGGTGCGGAAGTGCTCCGGCTCTGGGTGGCGAGCGAAAACTATCAGGACGACGTGAAGGTTTCGGACCAGATCCTGAAGCATGTAACCGATGCCTACAGAAAGCTCCGCAACACCCTCCGCTTTCTTCTAAGCAATCTCTACGACTTCGATCCGGCAAAGGATGCCGTCCCCCTGGAACAGCTCATGCCCATTGACCGCTGGGCGCTGGCACGCTTCGCCGGGCTGTCCCAAAAGGTCTGCCAGGCCTACGGGCGCTACGAGTTCCACGCGGTATACCACAGCCTGTACAATTTCTGCGGCACCACGATCTCCAGCATCTATCTGGATGTGCTGAAAGACCGGCTCTACTGCGAGGCCGCGAAAGGCCTGAAGCGCCGGGCCGCGCAGACCGCGATCCATCGCATTCTGGATGGGCTGCTGCGTCTCATGGCCCCCATACTCTGCTTTACCGCGGAGGAGGCCTGGCAGCATCTGTACGGCATCGAGGAGGCAGAGGAGGACTACACGAATTCGGTCTTCTTCGCGGGCCGGCCCGAACTGGATGATATCAGGCCGGATGCGGAGGCGGATGCCCTTTGGCAGCAGTGCCTCACCCTGCGCGGTGAAATCACCCGCGTTCTGGAAATCGCCCGGCAGAACAAGGCCATTGGGCTGTCGCTGGACGCGGAAGTCGTGCTGCAGGCCGGGCCGGAGTGGCGGCACTTGATTGCCGACAACCGCGCGCTTTTGCAGGAACTGTGCATTGTGTCCAGCCTGAGGCTCGCCAGCAGCGGCGAGCGGCTGGCCTTTACCGACACCGAAACCGAGGGCCTGCAGATTGCCGTCCAGCCGGCGCCGGGCCGGAAATGCGAGCGCTGCTGGACGATCAGCGAAAGCGTGGGCCAGGACAGCGGGCACCCGAACCTGTGCAGCCGTTGCGCCGCTGTTGTGCGTGGGTTGGGCTGAGATGCGCCTTGTTCTGTTCAGTGCTGTTTTTCTGGCCGCGCTGGCGCTGGATCAGATCAGCAAATTCTGGATAAGCGCCCACTTTGTCCTGTTTGAAAGCCGGGAGCTTGTGCCCGGCTTCTTCAACCTGACCTATGTCACCAACAACGGCGCTGCCTTCAGCATTCTGGCCGGCCAGCCGGCCCTGTGGCGTCAGGCCGTGTTTGTCCTCATCAATCTGGTGGCGCTGGCCGTGATCGGGCTGGCCCAGTACCGCTTCGGCCGGAACGACCGGCTCTACACGGTGTCGCTGGCCCTGATTGCGGGGGGGGCGGCAGGCAATCTCTGCGATCGGATGCGCCTCTCTCACGTCATTGATTTTCTGGATTTTTATATAGGAGCGTACCACTGGCCCGCCTTCAATATCGCGGATTCGGCCATTGTCTTGGGGGTGGCGCTTTTCATGTTCAACTCGATCTTTCTTGAACCCCGCCAGGAAAAACAACACAGTCATCAGCCATTATGAAAAAAACAGCCATTTTGTTTCCCGGACAGGGATCCCAGTATCTGGGCATGGGCCGGGCCTTTGTGGAGGCGGAGCAGGGGGCTGCGGCCGTTATGGACTTGGCCGAACGCGTGTCGGGCTTCCCCCTCAGGCGACTCGCCTTTGACGGCCCCCTGGACGAGCTGACGCGCGTGCTCTATCTGCAACCGGCCCTGACCGCGGTCAACATCATCTGCTGGGAACAGCTCAAAAAGCGTCTGCCCGGCTGGACGCCGGCCTTTGCCGCCGGCCACAGCCTGGGCGAATATTCAGCCCTGTATGCCGCCCAGGTGCTGAGTCTTGAGGATACCCTGGCCCTGGTGACCAGACGCGGCGAGCTGATGGAGCGCGAGGGCCGGCAGCACCCGGGCGGCATGGCGGCGGTTTTGGGGCTGGAACTGGCGCAGGTTGAGCAGATCCTGGCGGAGGGCAGGCCGGAGGGCACGGTCGTGGTGGCCAACCACAACACGGCCCAGCAGATTGTGCTTTCGGGCGATGCGCAGGGCCTGGATGCCGCGGCAGCCCTGCTGAAGGCAAAGGGTGCGAAAAAGGTCATTCCGCTCCAGGTGAGTGTGGCCAATCACAGCCCGCTTGTCGCCGGTGCGGTGCCGGATTTTGCCGCCAGCATGGCCAGGATCGATTTTCATGCACCGGAGATTCCGGTGATCTTCAACGTCAGCGCGGGCATAGAGCGTAACCCGGAGCTGATTCGCGACCTGATGTCCTATCAGATCGCCTCCAAGGTGCACTGGCTGGAGATTGTCCAGGCCATGCTGGCGGATGGTGTCGAGCTTTTTGTGGAACTGGGGCCGAAGAACGTGCTCACCGGTCTGGTCAACAAGATCCTGCCGAAGGGCAGCACGGTGCAGTGCCTGCAGGCCGACACCCCGGACGCGATGGATGCGGCTGCCAGGGCGATTGCCCCATAATATGCGTTTTTTGAACAGACAGAGAGGATAACATGCAGAACCTGATGAAATGCTTCTGGCCGGTATTGACTTTGCTTTTGGTGTTCACGGCCCTGGACTGGACCTTTATGAGCCACAGTGCCGACGCCCGGGCTCGCGGCGGCGGCCGTTCCTTCAGCATGCCGGCACAGCGCAGCGCGCCGGCGAACCAGATGCAGCAGAACCGCGGCGCCCAGCGCCAGCAACCCGGTGCGGGCAGTTTTGGCCGTGGTTTTCTGGGTGGTCTGGCCGGCGCGGGCCTGGGTGCGCTGCTCTTCGGCTCCATGTTCGGCATGGGCGGCACCGGCCCCGGTCTGTTGCCGCTTCTGCTGCTGCTGGGCGCAGGCTATTTCTTCTGGCGCCGCTTCATGCGCAATCCTTCGGGTCAGACTTCCGAAGGCTATGGACCTCCCGGGCAGGGTGCTCCCTTTGGCTATGCGCAAAGGGTGGCAGCCTCCCCCTCCTTTCAGGACATCGCCGGGCCGGATGAGGAGACCACGGGCCTGGCGGCCATCCGCCGTACCGATCCGGGATTCGACGAGGCACATTTTCTGGAAGTGGCCTCGGACGTCTTCTTCAAAATTCAGGCCGGCTGGACGCGGCGGGATTTTGCCGCCATCCGTCACCTGCTGGGCAGCCAGCTGGCTGGCGAGTATGAGGGCCATTTTCGCGATATGGCGGCCAGGGGCCAGTTGAACAAACTGGAAAACATCTCCATCCGCAAGGTGGCAATCGCGGATGCCGGCAGTGACGGCCGGGAAGACTATGTCACTGTGCTCTTTACCGCAAACCTGCTGGATTACACCGTGGACGAGCGCACTGGCGCGGTGCTGGAGGGCAGCACGAGCCAGCCGGTCAAA
This region includes:
- the ileS gene encoding isoleucine--tRNA ligase; the protein is MDYRDTLNLPQTRFKMKANLAQREPQVLKRWEKDRLYDRLQEAARGRALFVLHDGPPYANGNIHIGHAFNKILKDIILRAKRMEGFSAPYVPGWDCHGLPIEHNVDAELGGKKRSIPPVSKRAACRRYAEKWIKTQCSQFQRLGVLGDWEHPYLTFAFDYEADIAREFNRFLLSGAVIRAKKPVYWCNTCGTALAEAEVDYGDHSSPSIYVKFPFREDPAELAPELGGKRVSFVIWTTTPWTLPANMGIALHPDFQYAMVESDGEVLVITEKLVPSCMALFGKKDWRILATIPGPRFEGRHCRHPFMNRDSLLLLADYVTDDTGTGCVHTAPGHGAEDYQTGLRYGLEILSPLDDSGQYTAEAGPYAGLQVPEVNERIIADLKASGALMQAGQISHSYPHCWRCKKPVIYRATPQWFVSMDAQGLRQKALAAIERVQWTPAWGQQRIYDMVSARPDWCLSRQRTWGVPLTVLSCAACGEVLKNEAVCERIDALFRKEGADAWFTHEAADFVPEGLSCNCGSRLFKKEHDILDVWFDSGTSWAAVLEKRPELCFPADLYLEGSDQHRGWFQSSLLASVSNRGLAPYRAVLTHGYTVDGQGKKMSKSVGNVVAPQEIIDKYGAEVLRLWVASENYQDDVKVSDQILKHVTDAYRKLRNTLRFLLSNLYDFDPAKDAVPLEQLMPIDRWALARFAGLSQKVCQAYGRYEFHAVYHSLYNFCGTTISSIYLDVLKDRLYCEAAKGLKRRAAQTAIHRILDGLLRLMAPILCFTAEEAWQHLYGIEEAEEDYTNSVFFAGRPELDDIRPDAEADALWQQCLTLRGEITRVLEIARQNKAIGLSLDAEVVLQAGPEWRHLIADNRALLQELCIVSSLRLASSGERLAFTDTETEGLQIAVQPAPGRKCERCWTISESVGQDSGHPNLCSRCAAVVRGLG
- the fabD gene encoding ACP S-malonyltransferase produces the protein MKKTAILFPGQGSQYLGMGRAFVEAEQGAAAVMDLAERVSGFPLRRLAFDGPLDELTRVLYLQPALTAVNIICWEQLKKRLPGWTPAFAAGHSLGEYSALYAAQVLSLEDTLALVTRRGELMEREGRQHPGGMAAVLGLELAQVEQILAEGRPEGTVVVANHNTAQQIVLSGDAQGLDAAAALLKAKGAKKVIPLQVSVANHSPLVAGAVPDFAASMARIDFHAPEIPVIFNVSAGIERNPELIRDLMSYQIASKVHWLEIVQAMLADGVELFVELGPKNVLTGLVNKILPKGSTVQCLQADTPDAMDAAARAIAP
- the lspA gene encoding signal peptidase II gives rise to the protein MRLVLFSAVFLAALALDQISKFWISAHFVLFESRELVPGFFNLTYVTNNGAAFSILAGQPALWRQAVFVLINLVALAVIGLAQYRFGRNDRLYTVSLALIAGGAAGNLCDRMRLSHVIDFLDFYIGAYHWPAFNIADSAIVLGVALFMFNSIFLEPRQEKQHSHQPL
- a CDS encoding Tim44 domain-containing protein, with amino-acid sequence MQNLMKCFWPVLTLLLVFTALDWTFMSHSADARARGGGRSFSMPAQRSAPANQMQQNRGAQRQQPGAGSFGRGFLGGLAGAGLGALLFGSMFGMGGTGPGLLPLLLLLGAGYFFWRRFMRNPSGQTSEGYGPPGQGAPFGYAQRVAASPSFQDIAGPDEETTGLAAIRRTDPGFDEAHFLEVASDVFFKIQAGWTRRDFAAIRHLLGSQLAGEYEGHFRDMAARGQLNKLENISIRKVAIADAGSDGREDYVTVLFTANLLDYTVDERTGAVLEGSTSQPVKFAEEWTWARPVHTDNWLLERIQEVQA